A single Phoenix dactylifera cultivar Barhee BC4 chromosome 1, palm_55x_up_171113_PBpolish2nd_filt_p, whole genome shotgun sequence DNA region contains:
- the LOC103699944 gene encoding putative disease resistance RPP13-like protein 1 isoform X1, whose product MHDLLRSLALFLIGDESTFVGNGKTCTTNPLTKLRRLSISNVGEKLEIPDAVKKQKCLRTLIVWNSPRTKMVEHELGRLGQLRVLDLNDAGLESLPDSVGNLLHLRYLDLDRTNIKKLPESIGRLQNLQTLNLSGCKSLHTLPKAITSLCKLRRLGLDGTPLSHLPRGIGKLGDLNDLRGFVVGDDGGEQDQGCDLEELQSLSQLRVLRIYRLERSRKGASALANICFLRMLSLTWVSPEAENNQPRCGQDAIQNANKICNDLSPPSSIENLQVYNFFGSGFPGWLMSSSLDASFPHLRYLHLVNCKSCPQLPPLGLLRQLIFLRISGADAIITIGPELFGHHASAITAFPRLEWLQFWHMRNWKEWSLGVVGDVGDEIRGAPKLLPHLEYLYLHNCPELIALPEGLSHFTNLQRLRIVGAHNLREIKNLPSVTDMLHIERNLRLERVSNFPSLKSLQILNCPRLQIVENLDKLQFLGLTRPSAVQGTSEIPSLECLLDVSNNFDQQTEQLPQWLLDLLGQHQNASTAVQNLKKFRLKCSSPLFESFLKDAPNWPIIQCIPEVWIEDVDGPSWIRYTKGPPSTFQTNVQPQEFASDLS is encoded by the coding sequence ATGCACGATCTCCTGCGTTCTCTTGCTCTGTTTTTGATAGGAGATGAGAGTACTTTTGTTGGCAATGGAAAAACATGCACCACGAATCCTTTGACCAAGCTTCGTCGCTTATCAATTTCAAATGTGGGAGAGAAGCTAGAAATCCCTGATGCAGTGAAGAAGCAGAAATGCTTGAGGACTCTAATTGTCTGGAACAGTCCCAGGACAAAGATGGTAGAGCATGAACTCGGAAGACTCGGGCAGCTACGAGTTTTGGACTTGAACGATGCGGGACTGGAGAGCCTTCCAGACTCCGTAGGAAATCTATTACATCTAAGGTACTTGGATCTTGATCGAACAAATATCAAAAAGTTACCAGAGTCTATCGGACGCCTTCAAAATTTGCAGACGTTGAATCTCTCAGGCTGTAAATCTTTGCACACGCTTCCCAAGGCCATCACAAGTTTGTGCAAACTAAGACGCCTTGGCCTGGATGGAACTCCATTAAGCCATCTCCCAAGAGGAATAGGCAAACTAGGAGATCTCAACGATCTTCGAGGATTTGTGGTTGGTGATGATGGAGGCGAGCAAGATCAAGGGTGCGATTTGGAGGAGCTGCAATCTCTGTCCCAGCTGAGAGTGTTGCGCATATATAGGTTAGAGAGGTCACGAAAAGGAGCTTCAGCGCTTGCAAACATCTGCTTTCTTAGAATGTTATCTTTGACGTGGGTGTCACCCGAAGCTGAGAACAATCAGCCACGATGTGGACAGGACGCAATTCAAAATGCGAACAAGATATGCAACGACCTCTCTCCTCCATCCAGCATAGAAAATCTTCAGGTCTACAACTTCTTTGGAAGTGGGTTTCCCGGCTGGTTGATGTCATCCTCATTGGATGCCTCCTTTCCTCACCTGCGGTACTTGCACCTTGTTAACTGTAAATCATGTCCCCAACTTCCTCCACTAGGCCTATTGCGCCAGCTAATATTCCTTCGAATTTCAGGAGCAGACGCAATCATAACGATCGGACCCGAGCTTTTTGGTCACCATGCCTCAGCAATAACTGCATTTCCTAGGCTTGAATGGCTGCAATTCTGGCACATGCGCAACTGGAAAGAATGGTCATTAGGTGTGGTGGGAGACGTTGGCGATGAAATAAGAGGAGCCCCTAAGCTGCTGCCGCATCTCGAGTACCTATATCTACATAACTGTCCCGAGCTAATAGCTCTTCCGGAAGGTCTGAGTCATTTCACCAACTTGCAGCGCTTGAGAATTGTGGGCGCCCACAACCTGAGAGAAATCAAGAACCTCCCCTCAGTAACTGATATGCTCCACATCGAGAGAAACCTGAGGTTGGAAAGAGTATCCAACTTTCCCTCGCTGAAATCTTTGCAAATACTGAATTGTCCGAGATTACAGATCGTGGAGAATCTTGATAAGTTGCAATTCCTGGGCCTGACACGTCCTTCTGCAGTACAGGGGACCTCAGAGATACCCTCGCTGGAGTGCCTCCTAGACGTTTCCAATAATTTTGATCAACAAACAGAGCAACTCCCACAGTGGTTATTGGACCTACTCGGGCAGCATCAAAATGCTTCGACTGCAGTGCAGAATCTCAAAAAATTTAGACTGAAATGCAGCTCACCACTGTTTGAGAGCTTCCTTAAGGATGCACCAAACTGGCCCATCATTCAGTGCATCCCTGAGGTCTGGATCGAAGACGTAGATGGTCCCTCATGGATACGGTATACCAAGGGACCCCCTTCCACCTTTCAAACCAACGTGCAACCACAAGAGTTTGCAAGTGACCTCTCTTGA
- the LOC103699944 gene encoding putative disease resistance protein RGA4 isoform X2, translating to MHDLLRSLALFLIGDESTFVGNGKTCTTNPLTKLRRLSISNVGEKLEIPDAVKKQKCLRTLIVWNSPRTKMVEHELGRLGQLRVLDLNDAGLESLPDSVGNLLHLRYLDLDRTNIKKLPESIGRLQNLQTLNLSGCKSLHTLPKAITSLCKLRRLGLDGTPLSHLPRGIGKLGDLNDLRGFVVGDDGGEQDQGCDLEELQSLSQLRVLRIYRLERSRKGASALANICFLRMLSLTWVSPEAENNQPRCGQDAIQNANKICNDLSPPSSIENLQVYNFFGSGFPGWLMSSSLDASFPHLRSRRNHNDRTRAFWSPCLSNNCIS from the exons ATGCACGATCTCCTGCGTTCTCTTGCTCTGTTTTTGATAGGAGATGAGAGTACTTTTGTTGGCAATGGAAAAACATGCACCACGAATCCTTTGACCAAGCTTCGTCGCTTATCAATTTCAAATGTGGGAGAGAAGCTAGAAATCCCTGATGCAGTGAAGAAGCAGAAATGCTTGAGGACTCTAATTGTCTGGAACAGTCCCAGGACAAAGATGGTAGAGCATGAACTCGGAAGACTCGGGCAGCTACGAGTTTTGGACTTGAACGATGCGGGACTGGAGAGCCTTCCAGACTCCGTAGGAAATCTATTACATCTAAGGTACTTGGATCTTGATCGAACAAATATCAAAAAGTTACCAGAGTCTATCGGACGCCTTCAAAATTTGCAGACGTTGAATCTCTCAGGCTGTAAATCTTTGCACACGCTTCCCAAGGCCATCACAAGTTTGTGCAAACTAAGACGCCTTGGCCTGGATGGAACTCCATTAAGCCATCTCCCAAGAGGAATAGGCAAACTAGGAGATCTCAACGATCTTCGAGGATTTGTGGTTGGTGATGATGGAGGCGAGCAAGATCAAGGGTGCGATTTGGAGGAGCTGCAATCTCTGTCCCAGCTGAGAGTGTTGCGCATATATAGGTTAGAGAGGTCACGAAAAGGAGCTTCAGCGCTTGCAAACATCTGCTTTCTTAGAATGTTATCTTTGACGTGGGTGTCACCCGAAGCTGAGAACAATCAGCCACGATGTGGACAGGACGCAATTCAAAATGCGAACAAGATATGCAACGACCTCTCTCCTCCATCCAGCATAGAAAATCTTCAGGTCTACAACTTCTTTGGAAGTGGGTTTCCCGGCTGGTTGATGTCATCCTCATTGGATGCCTCCTTTCCTCACCTGCG GAGCAGACGCAATCATAACGATCGGACCCGAGCTTTTTGGTCACCATGCCTCAGCAATAACTGCATTTCCTAG